The Scyliorhinus canicula chromosome 20, sScyCan1.1, whole genome shotgun sequence genome has a window encoding:
- the mterf2 gene encoding transcription termination factor 2, mitochondrial, with product MYGSGCLWKMVGLGLLYGGRCSGHRFSSALWSREMYRGSLQFSTCAAKRKENRQTVDSLDRLSVDVTKIRQLKSWVLLADVAYVNETANILKEMGAEGKKIALILERYPEAVLCTPAEISAQRELWGKLCSNEEELVRIVERFPESFFTVRNHRNRQDNIKYFQTLNLNKRIISRLLASSPQIFCSSVDRNKAVIETLQQSYLQLGGTQADMRVWLMKVLSQNPFILLKLPETVCENLTFLQSLGFSSAERLKLLSKLKGLIIELSPSTMENCAVFCHQALQCTDEGLKMILLSCPALLYFSVPVLEERLGAILQEGFSVEQVRASPAVLELSTQIVHHRIRRLVALGYDVKRDSLELLNGTKKDFESSCGKMDWRKQRPLFNPVAPLNIEE from the coding sequence ATGTATGGATCTGGTTGTCTCTGGAAGATGGTTGGACTGGGATTGTTGTATGGTGGGCGGTGCAGCGGACATCGATTCTCCTCAGCCCTGTGGAGCAGAGAAATGTACAGAGGCAGTCTTCAGTTCTCGACCTGTGCGGCGAAGAGAAAGGAAAACAGACAGACCGTGGACAGTCTGGACCGGCTGTCGGTGGACGTAACGAAAATCCGCCAGCTGAAAAGCTGGGTGTTGCTTGCAGATGTGGCTTACGTCAATGAGACCGCCAACATTTTGAAAGAAATGGGAGCCGAGGGGAAGAAAATAGCCCTCATCTTAGAACGATATCCTGAAGCTGTCCTCTGCACACCAGCAGAAATCAGTGCCCAACGGGAGTTGTGGGGAAAATTGTGCTCCAATGAGGAAGAGCTGGTGAGGATTGTAGAGCGGTTCCCGGAATCTTTCTTTACAGTCAGAAACCATAGGAATCGGCAGGACAACATCAAATATTTCCAGACATTGAACCTGAACAAAAGGATTATCAGTCGCTTACTTGCCAGTTCTCCGCAGATCTTCTGCAGCAGTGTGGATAGGAACAAGGCAGTCATTGAGACTTTACAGCAAAGCTATCTTCAACTGGGTGGCACACAAGCTGACATGAGGGTCTGGCTAATGAAAGTGCTGAGCCAGAATCCTTTTATCTTGTTGAAACTTCCAGAGACAGTGTGTGAAAACCTGACTTTCCTCCAGTCCTTGGGCTTCAGCAGTGCTGAACGCCTCAAGTTGCTCTCCAAGCTTAAGGGGTTGATAATCGAGCTCTCCCCCAGTACAATGGAGAATTGTGCTGTATTCTGTCACCAAGCATTGCAATGTACCGATGAGGGACTGAAGATGATTCTCCTGAGCTGCCCGGCCTTGCTGTACTTCTCAGTTCCCGTTTTAGAGGAACGCCTCGGTGCTATTTTGCAGGAAGGGTTTTCAGTGGAGCAGGTCAGGGCAAGCCCTGCAGTTCTCGAGCTGTCGACACAGATTGTGCACCATCGCATCAGGAGGCTGGTCGCTTTGGGGTATGATGTTAAAAGGGACAGTCTGGAACTGCTCAACGGAACCAAAAAGGATTTTGAGAGCAGTTGCGGAAAGATGGACTGGAGGAAACAGAGACCCTTATTTAATCCAGTTGCCCCCTTAAACATTGAGGAGtag